Proteins from a genomic interval of Caulobacter sp. SL161:
- a CDS encoding penicillin-binding protein 1A, which yields MDLKPTERWMAIAGVAVLSAIAVAGFAIAIYAAWLFHDMPDAGELQDYRPPTATRVYAWDGTLIGEYSKERRIFIPYDQIPPQLAQAFLAAEDRNFFQHGGVDVGGLSRAMIKNVGNAVRGRRLEGGSTITQQVAKNVLLTSDATVGRKFKEAILAHRLEQSLTKQQILELYLNEIWLGYRSFGVGAAAYNYFGKALPDLTLAECAYLASLPKGPDNYHPIRNRAKAITRRNWVLGQMAEQGWVSKADAQKAMAEPLVVQAAPKRAAYRDADYFVEEVRQRGMATLGPRLNEGGYYMRTTLDPRLQTAARVALMDGLEKYDRRHGWRGAWGRIEPSDLNWEKKALAKAAPSERRQWRAALVTGNDGRVRLVKGEGEGQIVSEDMTWAKAGKGLKAGDLVFVEKAAQGGYRLRQIPAVNGALVAMEPYTGRVVALVGGYSYSLSNFNRATQAMRQPGSSFKPFVYAAALENGYTPASVIVDSAITFKGANGEEWSPENYHKEFYGAQPLRKGLEQSINAMTVRLAQGVGMKKIVDFAKRTGVVRDMDPVLAMALGAGETTPFKLTAAYAPFVNGGRRVEPHLIELVQDREGKVIFRADKRDCERCDAGFNGDESPRFAAPGEQVMDPVTAYQVTSMLQGVVQRGTAAAVSSLGRPLAGKTGTTNEYRSAWFVGYSPNLIVGVFIGFDDNRSLGEGETGATGPVPMFMDFMKVALEGQPVVDFKPPKNAKFAMVRGVREAFRPGTEPKVEVAPTDGPIPYQELPPGLPPVPPPAAQPGKPTQKPDPLSGLY from the coding sequence GTGGATCTGAAACCCACCGAACGATGGATGGCCATCGCGGGCGTGGCGGTGCTGTCGGCGATCGCCGTCGCGGGATTCGCGATCGCGATCTATGCCGCCTGGCTGTTCCACGACATGCCCGACGCCGGTGAGTTGCAGGACTATCGCCCGCCGACCGCGACGCGCGTCTATGCCTGGGACGGCACCCTGATCGGCGAGTACTCCAAGGAACGCCGGATCTTCATCCCCTACGACCAGATCCCGCCACAGCTGGCGCAGGCGTTCCTGGCGGCCGAGGACCGCAACTTCTTCCAGCACGGCGGCGTCGATGTCGGCGGTCTGTCGCGGGCGATGATCAAGAATGTCGGCAACGCCGTGCGTGGGCGTCGCCTGGAAGGCGGCTCCACGATCACCCAGCAGGTGGCCAAGAACGTCCTGCTGACCTCCGACGCTACGGTCGGGCGCAAGTTCAAGGAAGCCATCCTGGCCCATCGCCTGGAGCAGTCGCTGACCAAGCAGCAGATCCTTGAGCTCTATCTGAACGAAATCTGGCTGGGCTACCGCTCGTTTGGCGTCGGCGCGGCCGCCTACAACTATTTCGGCAAGGCTCTGCCGGATCTGACCCTAGCCGAGTGCGCCTATCTGGCCTCGCTACCCAAGGGGCCGGACAACTACCACCCGATCCGCAATCGGGCCAAGGCGATCACCCGCCGCAACTGGGTGCTGGGCCAGATGGCGGAGCAGGGCTGGGTGTCCAAGGCCGACGCCCAGAAGGCCATGGCCGAACCGCTGGTCGTCCAGGCAGCGCCAAAACGGGCCGCCTATCGCGACGCAGACTACTTCGTCGAGGAAGTCCGCCAGCGGGGCATGGCGACCCTTGGTCCGCGCCTCAACGAAGGCGGCTACTACATGCGCACCACGCTGGATCCGCGCCTGCAGACGGCGGCGCGGGTGGCGTTGATGGACGGCCTTGAGAAGTATGATCGCCGCCACGGCTGGCGCGGCGCCTGGGGACGGATCGAACCCAGCGACCTGAACTGGGAAAAGAAAGCCCTGGCCAAGGCCGCGCCGTCCGAGCGTCGCCAATGGCGTGCGGCGCTGGTGACCGGCAACGATGGCCGCGTCCGTCTCGTCAAGGGTGAGGGCGAAGGCCAGATCGTTTCCGAGGACATGACCTGGGCCAAGGCCGGCAAGGGCTTGAAGGCTGGAGATCTCGTCTTTGTGGAAAAGGCCGCCCAAGGCGGCTACCGCCTGCGACAGATTCCGGCGGTCAACGGCGCCCTGGTGGCGATGGAACCCTATACGGGCCGGGTCGTGGCCCTGGTCGGCGGCTACAGCTACTCACTGTCCAACTTCAACCGCGCCACCCAGGCGATGCGGCAGCCGGGTTCGTCGTTCAAACCGTTCGTCTACGCCGCAGCCCTGGAGAACGGTTACACGCCCGCCAGCGTGATCGTCGACAGCGCCATCACCTTCAAGGGCGCGAACGGCGAGGAGTGGAGCCCGGAGAACTACCACAAGGAGTTCTACGGCGCGCAGCCGCTGCGCAAGGGCCTGGAGCAGTCGATCAACGCCATGACCGTGCGCCTGGCCCAGGGCGTCGGCATGAAGAAGATCGTCGACTTCGCCAAGCGCACCGGCGTGGTTCGCGACATGGATCCGGTGCTCGCCATGGCCCTGGGGGCGGGGGAGACGACGCCGTTCAAGCTGACCGCCGCCTACGCCCCGTTCGTCAACGGCGGCCGGCGGGTCGAACCCCATCTGATCGAGCTGGTCCAGGACCGCGAGGGCAAGGTGATCTTCCGCGCCGACAAGCGCGACTGCGAACGCTGCGACGCCGGGTTCAACGGCGACGAGAGCCCGCGATTCGCCGCGCCGGGAGAGCAGGTCATGGACCCGGTCACCGCCTATCAGGTCACCTCTATGTTGCAGGGCGTAGTCCAGCGCGGCACCGCCGCCGCCGTCAGTTCGCTGGGGCGGCCCCTGGCGGGCAAGACCGGCACGACCAACGAGTACCGTAGCGCCTGGTTCGTCGGCTATTCGCCCAACCTGATCGTCGGCGTCTTCATCGGCTTCGACGACAACCGGTCGCTGGGCGAGGGCGAAACCGGCGCGACCGGCCCCGTGCCGATGTTCATGGACTTCATGAAGGTGGCGCTGGAGGGCCAGCCGGTGGTCGACTTCAAGCCGCCGAAGAACGCCAAGTTCGCTATGGTGCGCGGCGTGCGCGAGGCCTTCCGCCCCGGCACTGAGCCCAAGGTCGAGGTCGCGCCGACCGACGGTCCGATCCCCTACCAGGAGCTTCCGCCGGGCCTGCCGCCGGTTCCGCCGCCTGCGGCGCAGCCTGGCAAGCCCACCCAAAAGCCGGATCCGCTGAGCGGGCTTTACTGA
- a CDS encoding N-acetylmuramoyl-L-alanine amidase family protein produces the protein MRRGLINFARMGWVRALLIVGGVTLAGVAVATAKGPAAPAGVQKVRFGGDRVETRVVIDLDRAAAGRLLSDGMADQRLVIALPNVMVSGDLQGAGQGLVKRWLIDEAAGGARLRLDLAGKVEIRRRFLLPPGDGATAYRYVIDLKAVDGAVAPQTPRLALASTPVKAAPLRLKKVVVIDAGHGGKDSGAVGANIYEKEVTLAAAKALKERLERTGRFQVVLTRETDTFVPLESRVQIARRADADLFISLHADSGPDATTRGASVYTLSEKGADRVGLVLEKDDWLMKANMPGRDRAVSQILLDLSQRATKNRSAAFAQLLLANVGEETALLRRSHRDAGFIVLLAPDVPAVLLEMGFITNPDDEAFLSSKASRARLVDAVADSIEAYFSSGLRKS, from the coding sequence ATGCGTAGAGGTCTCATCAATTTCGCTCGTATGGGCTGGGTCAGGGCCTTGCTGATCGTCGGCGGTGTGACTCTGGCCGGCGTGGCTGTCGCCACGGCCAAGGGACCCGCCGCGCCCGCCGGCGTCCAGAAGGTTCGTTTCGGCGGCGATCGTGTCGAAACGCGGGTCGTCATCGACCTGGACCGCGCCGCCGCCGGCAGACTGCTGTCCGATGGCATGGCCGATCAACGTCTCGTCATCGCGCTGCCCAACGTCATGGTTTCCGGCGACCTGCAGGGCGCTGGGCAAGGCCTGGTGAAGCGCTGGCTGATCGACGAGGCCGCCGGCGGCGCGCGCCTGCGCCTGGACCTCGCCGGCAAGGTAGAAATCCGCCGCCGGTTCCTGTTGCCGCCGGGCGATGGCGCCACGGCCTATCGCTATGTCATTGACCTCAAGGCCGTGGATGGCGCGGTCGCGCCGCAAACCCCGCGTCTGGCCTTGGCGTCTACGCCTGTCAAAGCAGCGCCCCTGCGCCTGAAGAAGGTGGTCGTGATCGACGCCGGCCACGGCGGCAAGGACTCCGGCGCGGTCGGCGCCAACATCTACGAAAAGGAGGTCACGCTCGCGGCCGCCAAGGCGCTGAAGGAGCGGCTTGAACGCACTGGGCGCTTCCAGGTCGTGCTGACGCGCGAGACTGACACCTTCGTTCCGCTCGAATCGCGCGTGCAGATCGCGCGTCGGGCCGACGCCGACCTGTTTATCTCGCTGCACGCCGACTCCGGTCCGGACGCGACGACGCGCGGCGCCTCGGTCTACACCCTCTCCGAAAAGGGCGCCGATCGCGTCGGCCTGGTTCTGGAGAAGGATGATTGGCTGATGAAGGCCAATATGCCGGGCCGCGACCGGGCGGTCAGCCAGATCCTGCTGGACCTGTCGCAACGTGCGACCAAGAACCGTTCCGCCGCCTTCGCCCAGTTGCTCCTGGCCAATGTGGGCGAGGAGACCGCCTTGCTTCGCCGTAGTCATCGCGATGCGGGCTTTATCGTGCTGCTCGCACCTGACGTGCCGGCCGTCCTGCTCGAAATGGGCTTCATCACCAATCCCGATGACGAAGCATTCCTGAGTTCCAAGGCCAGCCGCGCGCGCCTCGTGGATGCTGTCGCGGACTCAATCGAAGCCTATTTCTCCTCGGGTCTTCGCAAGTCTTAG
- a CDS encoding Rne/Rng family ribonuclease produces the protein MSKKMLIDAAHAEETRVVVVDGTRVEEFDFESQTRKQLRGNIYLAKVTRVEPSLQAAFIEYGGNRHGFLAFNEIHPDYYQIPVADREALMRDDSGDDEDDTPISRRASGGDDEDDVNGGERAVDDDEDDVEEELARRKRRLMRKYKIQEVIRRRQIMLVQVVKEERGNKGAALTTYLSLAGRYGVLMPNTARGGGISRKITAVTDRKRLKSVVQSLDVPQGMGLIVRTAGAKRTKAEIKRDYEYLLRLWENIRENTLHSIAPALIYEEEDLVKRAIRDMYDKDLDGIWVEGDAGYKEARDFMRMLMPSQAKKVFNYRDPTPLFVKNKIEDHLAQIYSPVVPLRSGGYLVINQTEALVAIDVNSGKATRERNIEATALKTNCEAAEEAARQLRLRDLAGLIVIDFIDMDEAKNNRTVEKVLKDALKDDRARIQMGKISGFGLMEISRQRRRTGVLEGTTHVCEHCEGTGRVRSVESSALAALRAVEAEALKGSGSVILKVSRSVGLYILNEKRDYLQRLLTTHGLFVTVVVDDSLHAGDQEIERTELGERIAVAPPPFVEEDDDFDPNAYEDEEEEDDVILDDEDDADREDTDDDEAATRKSARDDERGDRKGRRGRRDRNRGRGRRDERDGETESEDEDVVAEGADEDRAEFGDDDEGGRRRRRRGRRGGRRGGREDGDRPTDAFVWIRPRVPFGENVFTWHDPAALVGGGESRRPAPEPRVEAAAEAAPRPERAEREERPGRERGRRGRDRGRRQRDEAPVAEVTSVESATVEAAEPFEAPILAPPVIAGPPADVWVELPEVEEAPKKPKRSRSRGKKATEASVEAVDTVTEVAAEAPASETAEPEAVEVAPPAPAVEAAPKPAPVVEAVEEAKPAEPDPNEITAPPEKPRRGWWRR, from the coding sequence ATGTCGAAGAAGATGCTGATCGACGCAGCACACGCCGAAGAGACGCGTGTGGTCGTCGTGGACGGTACCCGGGTTGAAGAGTTCGATTTCGAGAGCCAAACCCGCAAACAGCTTCGTGGAAACATCTATCTCGCCAAGGTGACGCGCGTCGAACCCAGCCTGCAGGCTGCGTTCATCGAGTACGGTGGTAACCGTCACGGTTTCCTGGCGTTCAACGAGATCCACCCCGACTACTACCAGATCCCGGTCGCCGACCGCGAAGCGCTGATGCGCGACGACTCCGGCGACGACGAGGACGACACGCCGATCTCGCGTCGCGCCTCGGGCGGTGACGACGAAGACGACGTCAATGGCGGCGAACGCGCGGTCGACGACGACGAGGACGACGTCGAAGAAGAACTGGCGCGCCGCAAGCGCCGCCTGATGCGCAAGTACAAGATCCAGGAAGTGATCCGCCGCCGGCAGATCATGCTGGTTCAGGTCGTCAAGGAAGAGCGCGGCAACAAGGGCGCGGCCCTGACCACCTACCTGTCGCTGGCTGGCCGCTACGGCGTCCTGATGCCCAACACCGCCCGTGGCGGCGGCATCAGCCGCAAGATCACGGCGGTCACGGACCGCAAGCGCCTCAAGAGCGTCGTCCAGAGCCTGGACGTGCCGCAGGGCATGGGCCTGATCGTCCGCACGGCCGGCGCCAAGCGCACCAAGGCCGAGATCAAGCGCGACTACGAGTACCTGCTGCGTCTGTGGGAGAACATCCGCGAGAACACGCTGCACTCGATCGCGCCGGCGCTGATCTACGAGGAAGAAGACCTCGTCAAACGCGCCATCCGCGACATGTACGACAAGGACCTGGACGGCATCTGGGTCGAGGGCGACGCCGGCTACAAGGAAGCGCGCGACTTCATGCGCATGCTGATGCCGAGCCAGGCCAAGAAGGTCTTCAACTACCGCGACCCGACCCCGCTGTTCGTGAAGAACAAGATCGAGGACCATCTGGCCCAGATCTATTCGCCGGTCGTGCCGCTGCGCTCGGGCGGCTATCTGGTGATCAACCAGACCGAAGCGCTCGTCGCCATCGACGTCAACTCGGGCAAGGCCACGCGCGAGCGCAACATCGAGGCCACCGCGCTGAAGACCAACTGCGAAGCAGCCGAGGAAGCCGCTCGTCAGCTGCGTCTGCGCGACCTGGCCGGCCTGATCGTCATCGACTTCATCGACATGGATGAAGCCAAGAACAACCGCACAGTCGAGAAGGTCCTGAAGGACGCGCTCAAGGACGATCGCGCGCGCATCCAGATGGGCAAGATCTCGGGCTTTGGCCTGATGGAGATCAGCCGCCAGCGTCGCCGCACCGGCGTGCTGGAAGGCACCACCCATGTCTGCGAACACTGCGAAGGCACGGGCCGTGTCCGTTCGGTGGAGTCCAGCGCCCTGGCCGCCCTGCGCGCCGTCGAGGCCGAGGCCCTGAAGGGCTCGGGCAGCGTGATCCTGAAGGTCTCGCGCTCGGTCGGCCTCTACATCCTCAACGAGAAGCGCGATTACCTGCAGCGTCTGCTGACAACGCATGGTCTGTTCGTGACGGTCGTCGTCGATGACAGCCTGCACGCGGGCGATCAGGAGATCGAGCGCACCGAGCTGGGCGAACGCATCGCCGTGGCCCCGCCGCCCTTCGTCGAGGAAGACGACGACTTCGATCCGAACGCCTACGAGGACGAGGAAGAAGAAGACGACGTCATTCTCGATGACGAGGACGACGCCGATCGCGAGGACACCGATGACGACGAGGCGGCGACGCGCAAGTCGGCGCGTGATGACGAGCGCGGCGACCGCAAGGGCCGTCGCGGGCGTCGCGACCGCAACCGCGGCCGCGGGCGTCGCGACGAGCGGGATGGCGAGACCGAGTCCGAGGACGAGGACGTCGTGGCCGAAGGCGCGGACGAGGATCGCGCCGAGTTTGGCGATGATGATGAGGGCGGTCGTCGTCGCCGTCGCCGCGGTCGTCGCGGCGGCCGTCGTGGCGGGCGCGAGGACGGCGATCGTCCGACCGACGCCTTCGTCTGGATCCGGCCGCGGGTGCCCTTCGGCGAGAACGTCTTCACCTGGCATGATCCGGCTGCGCTGGTCGGCGGTGGCGAGTCGCGTCGTCCGGCGCCCGAGCCGCGCGTCGAGGCCGCCGCCGAGGCTGCGCCGCGTCCCGAGCGGGCCGAGCGCGAAGAGCGCCCTGGCCGTGAACGTGGCCGTCGGGGTCGTGACCGGGGCCGTCGCCAGCGCGACGAGGCGCCGGTCGCCGAGGTGACCTCGGTGGAAAGCGCGACTGTCGAGGCTGCGGAGCCGTTCGAGGCCCCCATCCTGGCGCCGCCGGTGATCGCCGGACCGCCGGCCGATGTTTGGGTCGAACTGCCGGAAGTCGAGGAAGCGCCCAAGAAGCCCAAGCGCTCACGGTCGCGCGGCAAGAAGGCGACTGAAGCGTCCGTCGAAGCGGTCGACACCGTGACCGAGGTCGCGGCGGAGGCGCCCGCCTCTGAGACCGCTGAACCCGAAGCGGTCGAGGTCGCTCCGCCGGCCCCCGCGGTCGAGGCTGCGCCAAAGCCGGCGCCGGTCGTCGAAGCCGTCGAGGAGGCCAAACCGGCCGAGCCGGATCCGAACGAAATCACCGCGCCGCCCGAAAAGCCCCGTCGGGGCTGGTGGCGCCGGTAA
- a CDS encoding tetratricopeptide repeat protein gives MTSRSGRAGKRLGAAICALAVLASTVSAPQLANAQNDGPSLIRDTEIEEILHRDSDPIFAAAGLDPKNVRILIVGDKSLNAFATQGLQMGLNTGLILQTENPNQLRGVIAHETGHLAGGHPIRSDEMMRAGLKPMILTMGLGVLAALAGAPDAGAVLIGNAQYAGALGALGYSREQESRADQAGAGFLEATGQSGRGLVEFFDNFRYQEVFDQARRFAYFRSHPLSSERIEVLRSRVERLPHYNAVDTPEDLARHEVMKAKLEGFLNPQIALMKYKETDTGFPARYARSIAYYQMKEPDRALKLLDGLIADHPDNPYLWELKGQILFEFNRVEQAEEPQRRSVALKPDAALLRINLGQTLINLNDPKKVEEGVQELKRSLLNEPDNPVTWRLLAQAYDKQKKDGEARLATAEQYFSLGAVREAKVFAMRARELLTKNTPDWRRATDIVLASRPSNQELKDLAKDGVMPSNPGR, from the coding sequence ATGACCTCGCGTAGTGGGCGAGCCGGTAAGAGATTGGGCGCGGCGATCTGCGCGCTCGCCGTTCTCGCGTCCACCGTTTCGGCGCCCCAACTTGCGAACGCGCAGAACGACGGTCCTTCCCTGATCCGGGACACCGAGATCGAAGAGATCCTGCATCGCGACTCCGACCCGATCTTCGCCGCCGCCGGTCTGGACCCGAAGAATGTGCGGATCCTCATCGTCGGCGACAAATCGCTGAACGCCTTCGCGACCCAGGGCCTGCAGATGGGCCTGAATACGGGCCTGATCCTACAGACCGAGAACCCGAATCAGCTGCGCGGCGTCATTGCGCACGAGACGGGTCACCTCGCCGGCGGCCACCCCATCCGCTCCGACGAGATGATGCGCGCAGGCCTCAAGCCGATGATCCTGACCATGGGTCTTGGCGTTCTGGCTGCTCTGGCGGGCGCGCCGGACGCTGGCGCGGTGCTGATCGGCAACGCTCAATACGCCGGAGCCCTCGGCGCGCTGGGTTACAGCCGTGAACAGGAATCGCGGGCCGACCAGGCCGGCGCCGGCTTCCTGGAAGCCACCGGCCAATCCGGGCGGGGTCTCGTCGAGTTCTTCGACAATTTCCGCTATCAGGAAGTGTTCGATCAGGCGCGGCGGTTCGCCTATTTCCGCAGCCACCCCCTCTCGTCCGAGCGGATCGAGGTGCTGCGCAGCCGTGTCGAGCGCCTGCCGCACTACAACGCCGTCGATACGCCCGAGGATCTGGCCCGGCACGAGGTGATGAAGGCCAAGCTTGAGGGCTTCCTGAATCCCCAGATCGCGCTGATGAAGTACAAGGAGACCGATACCGGGTTTCCGGCCCGCTATGCGCGCTCGATCGCCTACTACCAGATGAAGGAGCCCGATCGGGCCCTGAAGCTGCTGGACGGCCTGATCGCCGACCACCCCGACAATCCCTATCTCTGGGAGCTGAAGGGGCAGATCCTTTTTGAATTCAATCGTGTGGAACAGGCCGAAGAGCCCCAGCGCCGCTCGGTGGCGCTGAAGCCGGACGCCGCGCTGCTCCGCATCAATCTGGGCCAGACCCTGATCAATCTGAACGATCCCAAGAAGGTCGAGGAAGGCGTTCAGGAGCTGAAGCGCAGCCTGCTGAATGAGCCCGACAACCCGGTGACCTGGCGCCTCCTGGCGCAGGCCTACGACAAGCAGAAGAAGGACGGCGAGGCTCGCCTGGCCACCGCCGAGCAATATTTCTCACTGGGCGCCGTTCGCGAGGCCAAGGTCTTTGCGATGCGCGCCCGGGAGCTCCTGACCAAGAACACGCCCGACTGGCGCCGCGCCACGGACATCGTGCTGGCGTCCCGTCCCTCGAACCAGGAACTCAAGGACCTGGCCAAGGACGGCGTCATGCCCTCCAATCCCGGCCGCTGA
- a CDS encoding DsbA family protein, whose protein sequence is MTMLRRAATFAVPLAIAGLTLAGCDQSKPDKAFGEKVRAYLIEHPEVLMEASQKLQEKQAAQQAVSSQKAIGEYRQAIERDPRDIVINPTGTITVTEFFDYRCGFCRQATPAVLELVQKNPDIRLVLKDFVIFGNDSEAAARIALGAKDQGKSMELHKALMAENALDARGALRIAEGLGVDMAKAKAVGESQAVTQHLADTDALARALNLSGTPAFIVGDTLVPGADINALKLAIEQTRAARAKAG, encoded by the coding sequence ATGACCATGCTTCGCCGCGCTGCGACCTTCGCCGTCCCGTTGGCCATCGCCGGCCTCACCCTCGCCGGCTGCGACCAGTCCAAGCCGGACAAGGCGTTCGGTGAAAAGGTCCGGGCCTATCTGATCGAGCACCCCGAGGTGCTGATGGAGGCCAGCCAGAAGCTGCAGGAGAAACAGGCGGCCCAGCAGGCGGTCTCATCGCAGAAGGCCATCGGCGAGTATCGTCAGGCGATCGAACGCGACCCGCGCGATATCGTCATCAATCCGACTGGCACGATCACGGTGACCGAGTTCTTCGACTACCGTTGCGGCTTCTGCCGTCAGGCCACGCCGGCGGTGCTCGAGCTCGTCCAGAAGAACCCCGACATCCGGCTGGTGCTGAAGGACTTCGTGATTTTCGGCAACGACAGCGAGGCGGCCGCGCGCATCGCCCTGGGCGCCAAGGACCAGGGCAAGAGCATGGAACTGCACAAGGCGCTGATGGCCGAGAACGCGCTCGACGCCAGGGGCGCCCTGCGCATCGCCGAGGGACTGGGCGTCGACATGGCCAAGGCCAAGGCCGTCGGCGAGAGCCAGGCCGTCACCCAGCATCTGGCCGACACCGACGCGCTGGCCCGCGCCCTGAACCTGTCGGGCACGCCCGCCTTCATCGTCGGCGACACCCTGGTGCCCGGCGCGGACATCAACGCCCTGAAGCTGGCGATTGAACAGACGCGGGCGGCGCGGGCAAAGGCGGGTTGA
- a CDS encoding thiazole synthase → MNAHVSPDSVTADSDETWTVAGRTFRSRLIVGTGKYKDYATNAAAARAAGAEIVTVAVRRVNLTDPSQPLLVDYVKPTEFTYLPNTAGCFTGEDAVRTLRLAREAGGWDLVKLEVLSDPKTLFPDMEETLRSLKLLVADGFQVMVYCSDDPVYARKLEDAGAVAIMPLGAPIGSGLGIQNRVNLRIIIENAKVPVLVDAGVGTASDAAIGMELGCDAILMNTAIAEAKDPIRMAKAMKHAVIAGREAYLAGRMQKRLYADPSSPLAGLI, encoded by the coding sequence ATGAACGCGCATGTTTCCCCCGACTCCGTCACCGCTGACAGCGACGAGACCTGGACCGTCGCCGGCCGCACCTTCCGCTCGCGCCTGATCGTCGGCACGGGCAAGTACAAGGACTATGCGACCAACGCCGCCGCCGCCCGCGCGGCCGGGGCCGAGATCGTCACGGTGGCCGTTCGGCGCGTGAACCTGACCGATCCGAGCCAGCCTTTGCTGGTCGACTACGTCAAACCGACCGAGTTCACCTATCTGCCCAACACCGCCGGCTGTTTCACCGGCGAGGACGCGGTGCGGACGCTGCGCCTAGCCCGCGAGGCTGGCGGCTGGGACCTCGTCAAACTGGAGGTCCTCAGCGACCCCAAGACCCTGTTTCCGGACATGGAAGAGACCCTGCGCTCGCTGAAGCTGCTGGTCGCCGACGGGTTCCAGGTCATGGTCTACTGCTCGGACGACCCGGTCTACGCCCGCAAGCTGGAAGACGCGGGCGCGGTGGCGATCATGCCGCTGGGCGCGCCGATCGGTTCCGGTCTGGGCATCCAGAACCGCGTCAACCTGCGCATCATCATCGAGAACGCCAAGGTGCCGGTCCTGGTCGACGCCGGCGTTGGCACGGCGTCCGACGCGGCGATCGGCATGGAACTGGGCTGCGACGCCATCCTGATGAACACCGCCATCGCCGAGGCCAAGGACCCGATCCGCATGGCCAAGGCGATGAAGCACGCGGTGATCGCCGGCCGCGAGGCCTATCTGGCCGGCCGGATGCAGAAGCGGCTCTACGCCGATCCCAGCTCGCCGCTGGCGGGGCTGATCTGA